From a single Pseudorasbora parva isolate DD20220531a chromosome 15, ASM2467924v1, whole genome shotgun sequence genomic region:
- the itpk1a gene encoding inositol-tetrakisphosphate 1-kinase, producing the protein MQTFVKGKRVGYWLSEKKIKKLSFQTFVDLCRKQGIEMIQLDLNQPIEKQGPFDVIIHKLTDHIVDADQNVAESVLLVQGVQDYIDAHPETVILDPLPAIRTLLDRCKSYKLIHKIEDDMQDDRICSPPFMGLKNECGTETLEQLHKHGITFPFICKTQVAHGINSHEMAIIFSEEDLKDIKPPCVLQSFINHNAVLYKVFVVGEAYSVVQRPSIRNFPSGPTDRRAISFNSHHVSKPESSSHLTCRDNMEGKYGAPRNDVIQKISRRLRQALGISLFGIDIIINNQTGQHAVIDINAFPGYEGVPEFFHDLLSHVTSVLQGQASSGAACGHLRANGMAQSPSVACGMHCGLLGNESSWLKDSEGIKKGPHQGLSCGGACKAPNFHQHSRSSLAAETSSQ; encoded by the exons CTGGATCTGAACCAGCCAATTGAGAAGCAGGGACCCTTTGATGTCATCATACACAAGCTGACTGACCACATTGTTGATGCTGACCAGAATGTCGCAGAATCTGTGCTACTTGTTCAGGGTGTTCAG GACTACATAGATGCTCACCCTGAAACCGTGATTCTGGACCCTCTTCCAGCCATTCGTACCCTGCTGGACCGATGCAAGTCATACAAGCTAATCCATAAAATTGAAGACGACATGCAAG ATGACCGAATCTGCTCACCTCCATTCATGGGTCTCAAGAATGAATGTGGCACTGAGACTCTGGAGCAACTCCACAAACATGGAATCACATTTCCTTTCA TCTGCAAAACCCAGGTAGCTCATGGCATTAACTCCCATGAG ATGGCCATCATATTCAGTGAGGAAGATCTGAAAGACATCAAGCCCCCATGTGTCCTCCAGAGCTTCATCAACCATAATGCTGTGCTGTACAAGGTGTTTGTAGTGGGAGAGGCCTACAGTGTGGTGCAGCGGCCCTCGATTAGGAATTTCCCCTCTGGACCCACAG ACAGGAGAGCAATATCTTTCAACAGTCATCATGTGTCCAAACCAGAGTCCTCGTCTCACCTGACCTGC AGGGACAACATGGAGGGCAAGTACGGGGCACCCCGCAATGATGTCATTCAGAAGATTTCCAGAAGGCTACGACAGGCTCTCGGCATTTCTCTGTTTGGAATTGACATAATCATCAACAACCAGACTGGGCAGCACGCCGTCATCGATATCAACGCATTCCCAG GTTACGAGGGAGTGCCCGAGTTTTTCCATGACCTGTTGAGTCATGTCACCAGCGTCCTGCAAGGTCAGGCATCTAGCGGAGCGGCATGCGGTCATCTGAGAGCGAACGGGATGGCGCAGAGCCCGTCTGTGGCCTGCGGGATGCACTGTGGCCTGCTGGGAAATGAAAGCAGTTGGTTGAAGGACAGCGAGGGGATAAAGAAGGGTCCCCATCAAGGACTGAGTTGCGGCGGCGCTTGCAAGGCTCCAAACTTTCACCAGCATAGCAGATCCAGTTTAGCAGCGGAGACGTCTTCACAGTGA